One genomic segment of [Phormidium] sp. ETS-05 includes these proteins:
- a CDS encoding AAA family ATPase, translated as MRPLELSLEGFTSFRSPQQVDFSQMDLFVITGPTGAGKSSILEAMTYALYGKTTRCGNQISELVSLGAKNLKVTLRFAVGEDIYRIARSWRNRGKTTASTVVLEKRLENSWEIVEEKERPANKAVEDILGMDFDTFTRVILLPQGEFDEFLKGDTSKRREILRQLAGFEIFEQMRKRAGELSKLLESERQAAERQLAELEVPEAWEVERGKQKIAELEATIPKLQTAVLEAQQQLDAEERLFAQLEKLAQLEEQQHQLEAEAPKIAALEAKQQRAETAAGLLSSWVLVREVLEQYQNATIAAAATAQKVANTIAALHSAQEELEKVKAAQTAAEPGIAARSKAIATAQVLEEQRQQLLAEVSRSEETAKNCATAVDTTTKQLKTAENKAAAAAEQVHQAETKMQAVAPGGERLENLKQVMPLLVQWDFLAKQTQKNQSLVETAHHELTVARQNSQLWRAKTLAVEIELTKCRDALKSAEAANLQAQLQNQAAALRSNLAPGDTCPVCGNLCADLHQLQLLPAPEMVDIAPYRLV; from the coding sequence ATGCGACCATTAGAATTATCTTTAGAAGGATTTACCAGTTTCCGCAGTCCCCAGCAGGTGGATTTTTCCCAGATGGATTTATTCGTCATCACCGGTCCCACCGGTGCCGGGAAATCATCCATCTTGGAGGCCATGACATATGCACTATACGGCAAAACCACACGGTGTGGCAACCAAATCAGCGAATTAGTCTCTCTGGGAGCCAAAAATCTGAAAGTCACCCTGCGCTTTGCCGTGGGAGAAGACATCTATCGCATTGCGAGGAGCTGGCGAAATCGAGGCAAAACCACAGCCTCGACGGTAGTGCTAGAAAAGCGACTTGAAAACAGTTGGGAAATTGTCGAGGAAAAAGAGCGTCCTGCCAACAAAGCCGTAGAAGATATCTTGGGGATGGATTTTGACACCTTCACCAGGGTAATTTTACTGCCCCAAGGTGAATTTGACGAGTTTCTCAAGGGAGATACAAGCAAACGCCGGGAAATATTGCGCCAGTTAGCCGGTTTTGAGATATTCGAGCAGATGCGCAAACGGGCAGGAGAACTGTCTAAGCTGCTGGAAAGTGAGAGGCAGGCGGCGGAAAGGCAGTTAGCAGAATTGGAAGTACCAGAGGCGTGGGAGGTAGAACGGGGGAAACAGAAAATCGCCGAGTTAGAAGCAACTATCCCTAAATTACAAACGGCGGTATTGGAGGCGCAACAGCAGTTAGATGCAGAAGAAAGGTTGTTTGCCCAGTTAGAAAAACTGGCACAATTGGAAGAACAACAGCACCAACTAGAGGCAGAAGCACCGAAGATAGCTGCTTTGGAAGCGAAACAACAGCGCGCCGAAACTGCTGCTGGTTTGCTTTCCTCTTGGGTGCTAGTGCGTGAAGTGTTAGAGCAGTATCAAAATGCTACTATTGCTGCCGCTGCTACGGCGCAAAAAGTCGCCAATACGATCGCGGCTTTGCACTCAGCACAGGAAGAGTTAGAAAAGGTAAAAGCGGCACAAACGGCGGCGGAGCCAGGGATAGCGGCGCGCTCAAAGGCGATCGCCACAGCGCAAGTGCTAGAAGAGCAACGCCAGCAGCTACTTGCAGAAGTCAGCCGCAGCGAAGAAACTGCAAAAAACTGCGCCACGGCTGTAGATACAACCACAAAACAATTAAAAACTGCAGAAAATAAAGCGGCAGCCGCAGCCGAACAAGTCCACCAAGCCGAAACCAAAATGCAGGCAGTAGCTCCGGGGGGAGAAAGGCTGGAAAACCTCAAACAAGTGATGCCATTATTAGTACAATGGGATTTTCTCGCCAAACAGACACAAAAAAATCAGTCCCTGGTAGAAACCGCCCATCACGAACTCACCGTGGCGCGGCAAAATAGTCAATTATGGCGGGCAAAAACCTTGGCTGTAGAAATCGAGCTGACAAAATGCCGCGATGCCTTAAAATCAGCCGAAGCTGCCAATTTGCAGGCGCAACTACAAAATCAAGCCGCCGCATTACGTTCTAATTTAGCTCCCGGAGATACCTGTCCAGTTTGTGGGAATCTTTGCGCCGACTTGCATCAGCTCCAGCTATTACCAGCGCCAGAAATGGTAGATATTGCCCCCTACAGGCTCGTCTAG
- a CDS encoding GvpL/GvpF family gas vesicle protein, whose translation MAYGFYLYGILPSEPDILDLVGLDAQPVQVQVVDGFTFLYSQAQQERYLASRRNLLGHEKVLEAAMQMGYPYLLPLQFGSTVANWQAVAEQLTIPYGDKLDELFEKLEGRREVGVKVFWEEKAELDLILAENEDLRARRDRLSGTTLSMDQTIAIGQEIERHLAQHRQNIIAQFQATLNPLAVEIVERDSLTDNMIYNAAYLIPWDDEPLFATQVESLDKLFDSRLRIRYNNFTAPFNFAVFKTS comes from the coding sequence ATGGCATACGGTTTTTATTTGTACGGAATTCTACCATCAGAGCCAGATATCTTGGATTTGGTGGGTTTGGATGCACAACCTGTGCAAGTGCAGGTGGTGGATGGGTTTACTTTTTTGTATTCTCAGGCACAACAGGAGCGGTATTTAGCCAGTCGCCGCAATTTGCTGGGACATGAAAAGGTGCTGGAAGCGGCGATGCAAATGGGTTATCCCTATTTACTGCCTTTGCAATTTGGTTCGACGGTGGCAAATTGGCAGGCGGTGGCGGAGCAGTTGACTATTCCTTATGGGGATAAGTTGGATGAGCTGTTCGAGAAGTTGGAGGGAAGACGGGAGGTGGGGGTAAAGGTGTTTTGGGAGGAAAAGGCGGAACTGGATTTGATTTTAGCAGAGAATGAGGATTTGCGGGCAAGGCGCGATCGGCTATCGGGGACAACTCTGAGTATGGATCAGACGATCGCGATCGGACAAGAAATCGAACGTCATCTCGCCCAACATCGTCAAAACATTATCGCCCAATTTCAAGCCACCCTCAACCCCCTAGCGGTGGAAATCGTCGAGCGCGACTCCCTCACTGATAATATGATATACAATGCCGCTTATTTAATTCCCTGGGATGACGAACCCCTCTTCGCCACCCAAGTAGAATCCCTGGATAAATTGTTTGACAGTCGCCTCCGCATCCGGTATAATAATTTTACCGCTCCTTTCAACTTCGCCGTATTTAAAACCAGTTAA
- a CDS encoding gas vesicle protein GvpG has product MILRLLTLPLTGPIEGIAWIGEQILERAEAELDSKENLHKKLLALQLAFDLGDISEEDFEQQEEELLLAIEAMEANKDDE; this is encoded by the coding sequence ATGATATTACGTTTACTTACCTTACCCCTCACCGGACCAATCGAAGGTATCGCCTGGATTGGCGAGCAAATCTTAGAGCGCGCCGAAGCTGAACTGGACTCGAAAGAAAATCTGCATAAAAAGCTATTAGCGCTGCAGCTTGCTTTTGATTTGGGAGATATATCTGAGGAAGATTTTGAGCAGCAAGAAGAAGAGTTATTATTGGCTATAGAGGCAATGGAAGCCAACAAAGATGATGAATAA
- a CDS encoding M23 family metallopeptidase — translation MMTIHPYLYADEMLSTTSENIYTSKNAFAPWRRWHPKILQFAICLLATLWAEIAVAASPWLDFSLPQPPPPPASVGDQTDEPKSAAELFATVQSPGSVAVGVAEGNMDITGAATPLYQGHTDPGNGVTNRGFCSWNRAAKLTVAEADAKCLSRLQVQAADTEKQLRAQGLDPQKDIIALVNGTDLANQSPRAGADFGTRYAQALAKGLKGEKALIDARVESFRTEKGALSASGLFRICRNYASYRDKLAAHQLYSEVWRWQCIALNQGRRVRAIDKALAQNLASPPPRRRISPSPESNSALDFRVSQTPRVWENAPTPPPVSAPDLGLDFRVSQGPATTAAVSTLDFGVEEPKPPEPSAKPAFSGNPVTKTGTKIGNCTVTDIRRFRSKHPVSGMPPRWHNGIDVACPGGTHNVYSPVDGNLTILPPAKSGGGGLVARITTKSGWTVQNMHMLEITAKAGKVAAGEKLGTGGAPNGHPNAGTSTGPHSHYERFRVVEGQRQYVTPTDTELKALLGGG, via the coding sequence ATGATGACAATTCACCCTTATTTATATGCAGATGAGATGTTAAGTACCACAAGTGAGAACATTTATACATCCAAAAATGCCTTTGCACCGTGGCGGCGGTGGCACCCCAAAATCCTGCAATTCGCCATCTGCTTGCTCGCCACTCTTTGGGCAGAAATAGCCGTGGCAGCCTCACCGTGGCTAGATTTCAGCCTCCCCCAACCACCACCTCCGCCCGCCTCGGTGGGGGACCAAACAGACGAACCAAAATCAGCGGCGGAGCTATTTGCCACCGTGCAATCTCCAGGCTCAGTGGCTGTGGGGGTGGCGGAAGGCAACATGGACATCACCGGTGCAGCCACCCCCCTGTACCAGGGCCACACCGACCCGGGCAACGGCGTCACCAACCGGGGATTTTGCTCCTGGAACCGAGCCGCCAAGCTGACAGTAGCCGAAGCTGATGCCAAATGTCTCTCCCGGCTGCAAGTCCAAGCCGCCGACACCGAAAAACAGCTCCGAGCCCAGGGATTGGACCCGCAAAAAGATATCATTGCTTTAGTCAATGGCACCGACTTAGCGAACCAGTCGCCCCGTGCTGGTGCGGACTTTGGCACCCGGTACGCCCAAGCCTTGGCAAAAGGGTTGAAGGGAGAAAAGGCGCTGATTGATGCCCGAGTGGAATCCTTCCGCACCGAGAAAGGCGCCCTTTCCGCCAGTGGTTTATTCCGCATTTGCCGGAACTATGCCAGTTATCGGGATAAGTTGGCGGCTCACCAATTGTACTCGGAAGTATGGCGGTGGCAGTGCATCGCTCTGAACCAAGGGCGACGGGTGCGGGCGATCGACAAGGCTTTAGCCCAAAATCTCGCCTCCCCGCCGCCCCGTCGGCGCATCTCCCCATCACCCGAAAGCAATTCCGCTCTAGATTTCCGAGTTTCCCAGACTCCAAGGGTGTGGGAAAATGCGCCAACACCCCCACCAGTTTCGGCCCCTGATTTAGGGCTAGATTTCCGAGTTTCTCAGGGTCCGGCGACAACGGCGGCGGTTTCTACTCTAGATTTTGGGGTGGAAGAGCCAAAACCCCCCGAACCATCAGCAAAACCGGCATTTTCCGGCAACCCCGTCACCAAAACCGGGACAAAAATCGGCAACTGCACCGTTACCGATATTCGCCGGTTTAGGAGCAAGCACCCAGTGTCTGGAATGCCGCCCCGGTGGCACAACGGCATTGACGTAGCTTGCCCTGGCGGTACTCACAATGTATATAGCCCGGTGGATGGAAATCTCACTATCTTACCCCCAGCCAAATCTGGCGGCGGCGGGTTAGTAGCGCGAATCACCACCAAATCCGGCTGGACCGTGCAAAATATGCACATGCTGGAAATCACTGCCAAAGCGGGGAAAGTGGCAGCGGGGGAGAAACTGGGCACTGGCGGCGCCCCCAACGGCCACCCCAATGCGGGCACCAGTACCGGTCCCCACTCCCACTATGAACGTTTCCGGGTGGTGGAGGGTCAGCGTCAATATGTCACCCCCACAGATACAGAGTTAAAAGCTCTTTTAGGTGGGGGGTAG
- a CDS encoding DUF86 domain-containing protein, whose product MRRETERLQDILDAIAAIERYASQGWQAFDDQELIQVWIVHHLQIIGEAANTLSADLMNQYAEVPWAQIVAFRNLVVHEYFRVSLNLVWAIVQNNLPPLKATVERMLQELGEI is encoded by the coding sequence ATGAGACGTGAGACTGAACGGCTGCAAGATATTTTGGATGCGATCGCGGCGATCGAGCGCTACGCCAGTCAAGGATGGCAGGCGTTTGACGACCAAGAACTGATTCAGGTTTGGATAGTGCATCATCTCCAGATTATTGGAGAAGCGGCAAATACGCTATCCGCTGATTTGATGAATCAGTATGCGGAGGTTCCGTGGGCGCAGATTGTAGCATTTAGAAATCTTGTGGTGCATGAGTATTTCCGGGTGTCGTTGAATTTGGTTTGGGCGATCGTGCAGAATAATTTACCGCCATTGAAGGCAACGGTTGAAAGAATGTTACAGGAGTTAGGGGAGATTTGA
- a CDS encoding nucleotidyltransferase family protein yields the protein MTSKTGLGIKELLADRRAQILAIAEKHGAYNVRVFGSVARGEAREDSDIDFLVDCDLAKITPWFPGGLLLDLEQLLDRKVDIATVDMLKERIRDRVLREAVAL from the coding sequence ATGACAAGCAAAACAGGCTTAGGCATCAAGGAGTTATTAGCCGATCGCCGAGCGCAGATCCTCGCCATTGCCGAAAAGCACGGAGCCTATAACGTGCGGGTGTTTGGTTCAGTGGCGCGGGGAGAAGCGAGGGAAGACAGCGATATTGATTTTTTGGTTGATTGCGATTTAGCGAAAATCACCCCCTGGTTTCCGGGTGGGTTATTACTGGATTTAGAACAGCTCCTTGATCGCAAGGTGGATATTGCCACGGTGGATATGTTGAAAGAACGCATTCGCGATCGTGTGTTGCGCGAGGCTGTGGCGCTATGA
- a CDS encoding Uma2 family endonuclease yields the protein MTIASELRSLSVREYHHMAEVGILAADERVELIEGQLYTMAAKGTAHSAAVTRIDRALSQRLTGRALLRFQDPVQLSDFSEPEPDIAIVHLDPLDYENHHPTPTEIFWLIEVADSTLRRDRDLKVPVYGRSGIQEYWILDVQERCLYVFREPGQDGYHSEQKLLEQDSIAPLAFPDCMILVGEFLRSSSQE from the coding sequence ATGACGATCGCCTCTGAACTGCGATCGCTCAGCGTGCGGGAGTATCACCATATGGCAGAAGTGGGAATTTTGGCAGCCGATGAGCGGGTAGAATTGATTGAGGGGCAACTTTACACAATGGCAGCAAAAGGAACGGCGCACAGTGCGGCTGTTACCCGCATCGATCGGGCTTTGTCGCAACGGTTGACTGGGCGGGCGCTGCTGCGGTTTCAAGACCCCGTGCAGTTGAGTGATTTTTCTGAGCCAGAACCGGATATCGCGATCGTCCACCTTGACCCGTTGGACTATGAAAATCATCATCCAACACCCACAGAAATTTTTTGGTTAATAGAAGTCGCCGATAGCACCCTGCGGCGAGACCGCGATTTAAAAGTTCCGGTGTATGGCCGCTCTGGCATTCAAGAATATTGGATTTTGGACGTGCAGGAACGATGCCTCTATGTGTTTCGAGAACCAGGGCAAGACGGCTATCACTCGGAACAAAAGCTATTAGAGCAAGATTCGATCGCTCCGCTGGCTTTTCCTGATTGTATGATTTTAGTGGGTGAGTTTTTGCGATCGTCCAGTCAGGAATAG
- a CDS encoding type II toxin-antitoxin system VapC family toxin: protein MKIEDALAGVNRIYLDTAPVIYLVERHAQFFAQVRAVFRRVDEGQLTVVASPITLAECLVGAYRMNQTQAAINFIDCLTQESTDFVEISSEIGDRAAQLRVKYNLQLIDALQIATALVAGCEAFLTNDVQLKRITELKILVVSELEA from the coding sequence ATGAAGATTGAAGATGCTTTGGCAGGCGTGAACCGCATCTATTTAGATACTGCTCCAGTGATTTATTTAGTCGAGCGCCATGCACAATTCTTTGCCCAGGTGCGTGCTGTATTTCGTCGGGTGGATGAGGGGCAGTTAACTGTAGTGGCTTCCCCCATCACTCTTGCCGAATGCCTAGTGGGTGCTTATCGAATGAATCAAACACAAGCAGCGATTAATTTTATTGATTGCTTGACTCAGGAAAGTACAGATTTTGTCGAAATATCCTCTGAGATTGGCGATCGGGCAGCCCAACTCCGCGTGAAATACAACTTACAGTTAATTGATGCTTTGCAAATTGCAACCGCCTTGGTAGCTGGTTGTGAGGCATTTCTGACGAATGACGTGCAGCTAAAGCGTATAACTGAGTTAAAGATTTTGGTAGTCAGTGAGTTGGAGGCGTGA
- a CDS encoding DNA cytosine methyltransferase — translation MTPTAAPLKAMALSTSPQFRLIDLFAGAGGFTLGFTASGSFQPVWAVDNNQYAAATYNANFGSHCITGDITHILPDSALDIPPADVVIGGPPCQGFSLLNKNRETDPRKQLWRPFLALVQRVKADIFVMENVPQILGSIEHEEIIQEAESLGFNLAWDKLCAADFGVAQIRWRAFIIGCRFADPKSVFPPVKTHYNADSYPLFSFFNSHKPGLVTPQPWRTVRDVIGDLPPPVGTEINQLPPPLDLHFNRQPSDLSLARYQAIPQEGMNRFDLQLLAPELTPQCWLRKKTGGTDLFGRLWWDKPAVTIRTEFFKPEKGRYLHPEQHRPITHREAARLQSFPDRFRFCGSKIEVAKQIGNAVPPLLAAKIADVVYGLLLSRAIDK, via the coding sequence GTGACACCAACAGCAGCTCCACTCAAAGCAATGGCTCTTTCCACATCTCCTCAATTCCGGCTAATTGACCTTTTTGCGGGCGCTGGCGGGTTCACTCTGGGTTTCACCGCTAGCGGTAGTTTTCAACCGGTTTGGGCTGTAGATAACAATCAATATGCAGCCGCCACCTATAATGCCAATTTTGGCTCCCATTGCATCACTGGCGATATTACCCATATCCTCCCAGATAGCGCCCTAGATATTCCCCCTGCAGATGTGGTCATCGGCGGCCCCCCCTGCCAGGGCTTCAGTCTCTTAAACAAAAACCGCGAAACTGACCCCAGAAAACAGCTTTGGCGCCCGTTTTTAGCCTTAGTCCAACGGGTGAAAGCTGATATTTTCGTGATGGAAAATGTGCCGCAGATTCTCGGCTCTATAGAACATGAGGAAATTATCCAGGAGGCAGAATCTCTGGGATTCAACCTAGCTTGGGATAAATTATGCGCCGCAGATTTTGGCGTCGCGCAAATCCGCTGGCGAGCTTTTATTATTGGCTGTCGGTTTGCAGACCCTAAATCTGTTTTTCCCCCAGTCAAAACTCACTACAACGCTGACAGTTATCCTTTATTTAGTTTTTTTAATAGCCATAAACCAGGACTTGTAACCCCTCAACCTTGGCGAACAGTGCGGGATGTCATTGGGGATTTACCGCCGCCAGTAGGCACGGAAATTAACCAGCTACCGCCGCCTTTGGATTTACATTTTAACCGCCAGCCCAGTGATTTAAGTTTAGCTCGCTATCAAGCGATTCCCCAAGAAGGGATGAACCGCTTTGATTTACAACTTCTCGCCCCAGAATTGACTCCCCAATGTTGGCTGAGAAAAAAAACTGGTGGCACGGACTTATTTGGCAGGTTGTGGTGGGATAAACCAGCGGTGACGATAAGAACGGAGTTTTTTAAACCGGAAAAGGGGCGCTATCTGCATCCAGAGCAACACCGTCCCATCACCCATCGGGAAGCAGCGCGGCTGCAATCTTTTCCCGATCGGTTCCGCTTCTGTGGTTCTAAAATTGAAGTTGCCAAGCAAATTGGCAATGCTGTCCCTCCCCTATTGGCGGCAAAAATCGCTGATGTGGTTTATGGGTTGTTATTATCCAGAGCAATTGATAAGTGA
- a CDS encoding NACHT domain-containing NTPase encodes MGGILLVLKTLVPTQAVGRWEWQRLRPQEITSGEELLAAVRQEVEARMRQSLRPEAEPPVPRLWEVEVKVGKQRSQKLSEGQTILDFFAGGAFAGIVLILGAPGAGKTTTLLELAAAWANGSDSSVPVLLDLGSWRSRLPVRKWLLAQVSAKYGVSVAVVRQLLEEGKLVLLLDGLDELAPALQEECLQQLNHLHEVLPSLRLVVCARHDWYQQCHHRLRLYGAVGLQPVQTHQVEAYLLATRSRQLWYQIADVPVLLALAKNPLLLNLMVWADEEILINSWKRLETRRERREYVLNAFIRRQLNCCPGEPWYRGGNKPTPEQARGWLGWLAERMHDRAMADFSVENILFPGERSPLQSVYSLAIVLALVFAYTLCFGLINHHQWGWVYAVIYGIIGGGIGAIVSAKARQQPMKSSSTQSQWFAALQGIVIAAIGLLSWQLLTLVPGVDSNPDYPAAVVMFTALLAPLFGLVGGILVARPAIESLAHRLTLWRLGHIPWNCRRFLNYAAACGFLQRVGDRYRFSHPLVQNQFATIHSRSSLGDKVSDYIPSPQTPRPERERGF; translated from the coding sequence TTGGGCGGAATATTGCTAGTTTTGAAAACTTTGGTGCCGACGCAGGCGGTGGGACGCTGGGAATGGCAACGGTTGCGGCCACAGGAAATTACCAGCGGCGAGGAGTTGTTGGCGGCGGTGAGGCAGGAGGTGGAAGCGCGGATGCGCCAGTCCCTACGTCCTGAAGCGGAGCCGCCTGTACCGCGTCTGTGGGAAGTGGAGGTTAAGGTAGGGAAGCAACGGAGCCAGAAGCTGTCAGAAGGGCAAACTATTCTGGATTTTTTTGCTGGGGGCGCTTTTGCGGGGATAGTGCTGATTTTGGGGGCGCCGGGAGCGGGGAAAACTACGACTTTGCTGGAGTTGGCGGCGGCTTGGGCTAATGGTTCTGATTCGTCGGTGCCGGTGTTGTTGGATTTGGGGAGCTGGAGGTCTCGGCTGCCGGTGCGCAAATGGCTACTGGCGCAGGTGAGTGCTAAGTATGGTGTTTCTGTGGCGGTGGTGCGGCAGTTGCTGGAGGAGGGGAAACTGGTGCTGCTGTTGGATGGTTTGGATGAGCTGGCTCCGGCGTTGCAGGAGGAATGTTTGCAGCAGCTTAATCATTTACATGAGGTGTTGCCGTCTTTGCGGTTGGTGGTTTGTGCCCGCCATGATTGGTATCAACAATGTCATCATCGCTTGCGTTTGTATGGGGCGGTGGGATTGCAGCCGGTGCAAACTCATCAGGTTGAGGCTTATTTGTTGGCTACTCGGTCTCGGCAATTGTGGTATCAAATTGCTGATGTTCCGGTGTTGTTGGCATTGGCAAAAAATCCTTTGTTGCTAAATTTGATGGTTTGGGCGGATGAGGAAATTTTGATTAATTCTTGGAAGCGGTTGGAAACGCGGCGGGAGCGGCGGGAATATGTTTTGAATGCTTTTATCCGTCGTCAGCTTAATTGTTGTCCGGGTGAACCTTGGTATCGTGGGGGCAATAAGCCCACACCGGAACAGGCTAGGGGTTGGTTGGGTTGGTTGGCTGAGAGGATGCACGATCGGGCAATGGCTGATTTCTCTGTGGAAAATATCCTGTTTCCGGGGGAGCGATCGCCCCTGCAGTCGGTCTATTCTTTGGCGATCGTGCTGGCTCTGGTATTTGCTTATACTTTGTGCTTTGGCCTGATTAATCACCATCAGTGGGGATGGGTTTATGCGGTTATATATGGTATAATTGGCGGCGGCATCGGGGCGATCGTCTCGGCGAAAGCCCGCCAGCAGCCAATGAAATCCTCATCAACCCAGTCTCAATGGTTCGCCGCACTCCAGGGGATAGTCATCGCCGCCATTGGTTTGCTCAGTTGGCAGCTTCTCACTTTAGTACCAGGAGTAGATAGTAATCCTGATTATCCCGCTGCTGTGGTGATGTTTACCGCTTTACTCGCCCCACTTTTCGGGCTAGTGGGGGGAATTTTGGTCGCCCGCCCCGCCATTGAGTCTTTAGCCCACCGCCTCACTTTGTGGCGTCTGGGTCATATTCCCTGGAACTGTCGCCGTTTCCTCAATTATGCTGCCGCCTGTGGTTTCCTGCAGCGGGTGGGCGATCGATATCGCTTCTCTCACCCCCTTGTGCAAAATCAGTTTGCCACCATCCATAGCCGATCGAGCCTAGGAGACAAAGTAAGCGACTACATCCCCTCACCCCAAACCCCTCGACCAGAGAGGGAGAGGGGCTTTTGA
- a CDS encoding Uma2 family endonuclease: MVQIQPPEIPTFPPGDLWSDEPPLETYRHLEELIILLTSLNRFWSDRQDFFAAANITVYYSSQQRKNKDLRGPDFFVVLNTERRERKSWVVWEEDGKYPNVVIEILSDSTSSVDKGEKKLLYQDVWRTTDYFWFHPYTLEFKGFTLMGRKYVEIEPNEKSWLWSDELQLYLGIFNERLRFFTPEGELVPTPEEAEARALSVVELERQRANAESQRADAESQRADAESQKNAILRQKLLELGINPDEIGQI, encoded by the coding sequence ATGGTACAAATTCAACCACCAGAGATTCCCACCTTCCCGCCGGGAGATTTATGGAGTGATGAGCCGCCTTTGGAAACTTATCGTCATTTAGAAGAACTAATTATCCTCCTGACCAGCTTAAACCGGTTTTGGTCAGACCGCCAGGATTTTTTCGCTGCAGCTAACATCACCGTATATTATAGCAGTCAACAGCGGAAAAATAAAGATTTGCGGGGACCGGATTTCTTTGTAGTGCTGAATACAGAACGCCGGGAGCGGAAAAGTTGGGTAGTATGGGAAGAGGATGGGAAATATCCTAATGTGGTGATAGAGATATTATCCGATAGTACATCCTCCGTGGATAAAGGGGAGAAAAAACTACTTTACCAGGATGTGTGGCGGACGACAGATTATTTCTGGTTCCATCCTTATACTCTGGAATTTAAAGGGTTTACTTTGATGGGACGGAAGTATGTAGAGATTGAGCCAAACGAGAAATCTTGGTTATGGAGTGATGAGTTGCAGCTATATTTGGGGATATTCAATGAAAGGCTGCGGTTTTTCACACCAGAAGGGGAGCTAGTTCCGACGCCAGAGGAGGCGGAAGCAAGAGCTTTGTCGGTGGTTGAGTTAGAGCGTCAACGTGCGAATGCGGAAAGCCAACGTGCGGATGCGGAAAGTCAACGTGCGGATGCGGAAAGTCAGAAAAATGCTATTTTGCGGCAAAAGCTGTTAGAATTAGGTATTAACCCTGACGAAATTGGGCAAATTTGA